In one window of Protaetiibacter larvae DNA:
- a CDS encoding YqaJ viral recombinase family protein — protein sequence MHPTLALFDTPPVPYRDRVVADASDRVSWLRERSRGVTATDVARLSGEKAIRAVATDKLLGSSFSGNAYTRHGTEREPEIGRWVARHHAGMSGNTALFHADGNRAHLATPDGIRERGGALELCEIKTTRSAWRTIPRHYLRQVWWQQYVLGAERTLVVWEQHDDFVPVSGVPETRWVERDDDEIHRLVRLADQLLDAMHR from the coding sequence GTGCACCCCACCCTCGCGCTCTTCGACACCCCGCCGGTGCCGTACCGCGATCGGGTGGTCGCCGACGCCTCCGATCGGGTGTCGTGGCTGCGCGAGCGCTCCCGCGGGGTGACCGCCACGGACGTCGCCCGCCTCTCCGGCGAGAAGGCCATCCGCGCCGTCGCCACCGACAAGCTGCTCGGCTCGAGCTTCTCCGGCAACGCCTACACGCGCCACGGCACCGAGCGCGAGCCCGAGATCGGCCGGTGGGTGGCGCGCCACCACGCGGGGATGAGCGGCAACACGGCCCTCTTCCACGCCGACGGCAACCGAGCGCACCTCGCGACACCCGACGGCATCCGGGAGCGCGGTGGCGCGCTCGAGCTGTGCGAGATCAAGACCACCCGCAGCGCCTGGCGCACGATCCCCCGGCACTACCTGCGGCAGGTGTGGTGGCAGCAGTACGTGCTGGGCGCCGAACGCACCCTCGTGGTGTGGGAGCAGCACGACGACTTCGTGCCGGTCAGCGGGGTGCCCGAGACCCGCTGGGTGGAGCGTGACGACGACGAGATCCACCGCCTGGTGCGGCTCGCCGACCAGCTGCTCGACGCGATGCACCGCTGA
- the rplL gene encoding 50S ribosomal protein L7/L12 yields the protein MAKLSTDELLEAFKELSLIELSEFVKKFEETFEVTAAAPVAVAAAPAAGGAGGEASEVEEKDSFDVVLEAAGDKKIQVIKEVRALTSLGLGEAKAVVDGAPSTVLEGVNKEAAEKAKAQLEEAGATVVLK from the coding sequence ATGGCCAAGCTCAGCACCGACGAGCTGCTCGAGGCGTTCAAGGAGCTTTCGCTCATCGAGCTGTCCGAGTTCGTCAAGAAGTTCGAGGAGACCTTCGAGGTCACCGCCGCCGCTCCGGTCGCCGTCGCGGCCGCCCCCGCCGCCGGTGGCGCCGGCGGCGAGGCCTCGGAGGTCGAGGAGAAGGACTCGTTCGACGTCGTCCTCGAGGCCGCCGGCGACAAGAAGATCCAGGTCATCAAGGAGGTCCGCGCGCTCACGAGCCTCGGCCTCGGCGAGGCCAAGGCCGTCGTCGACGGTGCCCCGAGCACCGTCCTCGAGGGCGTCAACAAGGAGGCCGCCGAGAAGGCCAAGGCTCAGCTCGAGGAGGCCGGCGCGACCGTCGTCCTCAAGTAA
- a CDS encoding LysE family translocator: MVPPANLGAFAIAAILLILLPGPSILFVIGRSIAYGRIAGVLSVVGNALGMLPLLTLVALGVGALVAESVVIFTIIKIVGAGYLVYLGIQAIRHRNVPAAEDSGAPRSAWRLLAEGFVVGVTNPKTIAFFVAVLPQFVDYHAGSIPLQLGELGLVFFTLALICDSCWALAAGTARAWFATSPKRIARLRATGGGMMIGLGGVLLFTGSKQ; the protein is encoded by the coding sequence ATGGTCCCTCCCGCGAACCTCGGTGCTTTCGCGATCGCCGCGATCCTGCTCATCCTGCTGCCCGGCCCGAGCATCCTGTTCGTGATCGGACGCTCGATCGCCTACGGGCGCATCGCGGGGGTGCTCTCGGTGGTCGGGAATGCGCTCGGGATGCTGCCGCTGCTGACACTCGTGGCGCTCGGGGTGGGTGCGCTCGTGGCGGAGTCGGTGGTGATCTTCACGATCATCAAGATCGTGGGGGCCGGCTACTTGGTGTATCTGGGCATCCAGGCGATCCGGCACCGGAACGTGCCGGCGGCCGAGGACTCCGGGGCGCCGCGATCCGCGTGGCGGCTGCTCGCGGAGGGTTTCGTGGTGGGGGTGACGAACCCGAAGACGATCGCGTTCTTCGTGGCGGTGCTGCCGCAGTTCGTCGACTACCACGCGGGCTCGATCCCGCTGCAGCTGGGTGAGCTGGGGCTGGTGTTCTTCACCCTCGCGCTGATCTGCGACTCGTGCTGGGCGCTCGCCGCCGGCACCGCCCGCGCCTGGTTCGCGACCTCGCCGAAGCGGATCGCGCGGCTGCGCGCCACGGGCGGCGGCATGATGATCGGCCTCGGCGGCGTGCTGCTGTTCACCGGTTCGAAGCAGTAG
- the rplA gene encoding 50S ribosomal protein L1 translates to MAQKSKAYRAAAEKIEAGKFYGPGEAVAVVKETGSKKFDSTVEVALKLGVDPRKADQMVRGTVILPHGTGKTARVIVFATGPAAEAAIAAGADEVGGAELIEKVAGGYTAFDSAVSTPELMGQVGRLGKVLGPRGLMPNPKTGTVTPDVAKAVSDIKGGKIEFRVDKHANVHFVIGKAGFTADQLNENFKAALDEIQRAKPSSSKGRYIQKGSLSTTFGPGVPLDVASL, encoded by the coding sequence ATGGCTCAGAAGTCCAAGGCCTACCGCGCCGCCGCTGAGAAGATCGAGGCCGGCAAGTTCTACGGTCCCGGCGAGGCTGTCGCCGTCGTCAAGGAGACCGGGTCGAAGAAGTTCGACTCCACCGTCGAGGTCGCGCTGAAGCTCGGCGTCGACCCCCGTAAGGCCGACCAGATGGTGCGCGGCACCGTCATCCTGCCCCACGGCACCGGCAAGACCGCCCGCGTCATCGTGTTCGCCACCGGCCCCGCGGCCGAGGCCGCGATCGCCGCCGGCGCGGACGAGGTCGGCGGCGCCGAGCTCATCGAGAAGGTCGCCGGCGGCTACACCGCCTTCGACTCGGCCGTCTCGACGCCCGAGCTCATGGGTCAGGTCGGTCGTCTGGGCAAGGTGCTCGGCCCCCGCGGCCTCATGCCGAACCCCAAGACCGGCACCGTGACGCCGGATGTGGCCAAGGCCGTCTCCGACATCAAGGGCGGCAAGATCGAGTTCCGTGTCGACAAGCACGCCAACGTGCACTTCGTCATCGGCAAGGCCGGCTTCACCGCCGACCAGCTGAACGAGAACTTCAAGGCCGCGCTCGACGAGATCCAGCGTGCCAAGCCGTCCTCGTCGAAGGGCCGCTACATCCAGAAGGGGTCGCTCTCGACCACCTTCGGTCCCGGCGTGCCGCTCGACGTGGCTTCCTTGTAA
- a CDS encoding DJ-1/PfpI family protein, with product MAKIIILTGDAAETLEVFYPYQRLQEAGYEVHIAAPEKKKLQFVVHDFVDGFDTYTEKLGHTWDADIAFRDVDPSDYVALVVPGGRAPEYIRNDEDAKRIVRHFMEADAPVAALCHGPLLLAAAGTLKGRTSSAYPALAVDVETAGGFFENGGAVVDGNLVTGRAWPDNGPWIGAFLQVLEHRLAPVG from the coding sequence ATGGCCAAGATCATCATCCTGACCGGTGACGCTGCGGAGACCCTCGAGGTCTTCTACCCCTACCAGCGCCTGCAGGAGGCGGGCTACGAGGTGCACATCGCGGCGCCCGAGAAGAAGAAGCTGCAGTTCGTGGTGCATGACTTCGTCGACGGCTTCGACACCTACACCGAGAAGCTCGGCCACACCTGGGATGCCGACATCGCCTTCCGCGACGTCGACCCCTCCGACTACGTCGCGCTCGTCGTCCCCGGTGGCCGGGCGCCCGAGTACATCCGCAACGACGAGGACGCCAAGCGCATCGTGCGGCACTTCATGGAGGCGGATGCGCCGGTCGCCGCCCTCTGCCACGGCCCGCTGCTGCTCGCCGCGGCGGGCACCCTGAAGGGACGCACCTCCTCCGCCTACCCGGCGCTCGCGGTCGACGTGGAGACGGCGGGCGGCTTCTTCGAGAACGGCGGCGCGGTCGTCGACGGCAACCTGGTCACCGGCCGCGCCTGGCCCGACAACGGTCCCTGGATCGGCGCGTTCCTGCAGGTGCTGGAGCACCGGCTCGCCCCCGTCGGCTGA
- a CDS encoding sensor histidine kinase produces MTRGAPWSIRRRLALGVVALVALLGILIGTVSVIALRQNLLERLDGQVQDVMRSWVGPGSGAQLPGGSDLLRTGLVVGVAVPGQNARGIVTTSSGDATELTAAQLERLFSTRSRQPATIDIPRLGAYRVVLESTADGSVLAVALSMDDVDGTTRDLALVFALVTAGALVIAAAGAVAIVRVALRPLGRVTETATRVTELQLASGDATIPERVPDAEADPRTEVGQVGAALNRLLGHVEHALVARQASEEKVRRFVADASHELRTPLASIRGYAELTRRIDDELPADAIRSLDRIESESIRMTALVEELLELARLDEGQGLVFGEVELVRLVTDAVGDAYAAAPDHEWEVVAPDPPLTIEADAARIHQLVVNLLGNAHRHTPAGTVVTVTLASDADEATLTFADDGPGIPEELRPRLFERFARGDASRSRATGSTGLGLAIVAAVVEAHGGRIEVFSVPGDTRFVVRLPLRRPDAADASHLPD; encoded by the coding sequence ATGACGCGAGGTGCGCCCTGGTCGATACGTCGGCGCCTCGCGCTGGGCGTGGTGGCGCTCGTGGCGCTCCTCGGCATCCTGATCGGCACCGTGAGCGTGATCGCGCTGCGTCAGAACCTGCTCGAGCGGCTCGACGGCCAGGTGCAGGACGTCATGCGCTCATGGGTGGGTCCCGGCAGCGGCGCGCAACTGCCGGGCGGCTCGGATCTGCTGCGCACGGGTCTCGTGGTGGGGGTCGCCGTGCCCGGCCAGAACGCGCGCGGCATCGTCACGACGAGCTCAGGGGATGCGACCGAGCTCACGGCAGCGCAGCTGGAGCGGCTGTTCTCGACCCGCTCCCGGCAGCCCGCGACGATCGACATCCCGCGGCTGGGCGCCTACCGCGTGGTGCTGGAGAGCACCGCCGACGGCTCGGTTCTCGCGGTGGCCCTCTCGATGGACGACGTGGACGGCACCACTCGCGACCTCGCGCTCGTCTTCGCCCTCGTGACGGCCGGCGCGCTCGTGATCGCGGCCGCGGGTGCCGTGGCGATCGTGCGGGTCGCGCTCCGGCCGCTCGGCCGGGTCACCGAGACCGCGACGCGCGTCACCGAGTTGCAGCTGGCGTCGGGCGACGCGACGATCCCGGAGCGGGTCCCGGATGCCGAGGCGGACCCGCGCACCGAGGTCGGGCAGGTCGGTGCCGCGCTCAACCGGCTGCTGGGGCACGTCGAGCACGCCCTCGTGGCCCGCCAGGCCTCGGAGGAGAAGGTGCGGCGCTTCGTGGCGGATGCGAGCCACGAGCTGCGCACGCCGCTCGCCTCCATCCGCGGCTACGCCGAGCTCACCCGCCGCATCGACGACGAGCTGCCCGCCGACGCCATCCGCTCGCTCGACCGCATCGAGTCGGAGTCGATCCGCATGACGGCGCTCGTCGAGGAGCTGCTCGAGCTCGCCCGGCTCGACGAGGGGCAGGGGCTCGTGTTCGGCGAGGTGGAGCTCGTGCGCCTTGTGACGGATGCCGTCGGCGACGCCTACGCGGCGGCCCCCGACCACGAGTGGGAGGTGGTGGCACCGGATCCGCCGCTCACGATCGAGGCCGACGCCGCACGCATCCACCAGCTCGTCGTGAACCTGCTCGGCAACGCCCACCGGCACACGCCGGCGGGCACCGTCGTGACGGTGACCCTCGCCTCCGATGCGGACGAGGCGACCCTCACCTTCGCCGATGACGGTCCCGGCATCCCGGAGGAGCTGCGCCCGCGTCTGTTCGAGCGCTTCGCCCGCGGCGACGCCTCCCGTTCGCGCGCCACCGGAAGCACAGGCCTGGGGCTCGCGATCGTCGCGGCCGTCGTGGAGGCGCATGGCGGCCGGATCGAGGTGTTCAGCGTGCCGGGCGACACCCGTTTCGTGGTGCGGCTGCCGCTCCGCCGCCCGGATGCCGCAGACGCGAGCCACCTGCCAGACTGA
- the rplK gene encoding 50S ribosomal protein L11 gives MAPKKKVTGLIKLQIKAGLANPAPPIGPALGQHGVNIMEFCKAYNAATEAQRGNVIPVEITVYEDRSFTFILKTPPAAELIKKAAGVQKGSSTPHTVKVAKLSRAQVREIAELKQVDLNANDIEAAEKIIAGTARSMGITVEA, from the coding sequence ATGGCACCGAAGAAGAAGGTGACCGGCCTGATCAAGCTCCAGATCAAGGCTGGTCTCGCCAACCCGGCCCCGCCCATCGGCCCGGCCCTGGGTCAGCACGGCGTGAACATCATGGAGTTCTGCAAGGCGTACAACGCGGCCACCGAGGCTCAGCGCGGCAACGTCATCCCGGTCGAGATCACCGTGTACGAGGACCGCTCGTTCACGTTCATCCTCAAGACCCCGCCCGCCGCCGAGCTCATCAAGAAGGCCGCCGGCGTGCAGAAGGGGTCGTCGACCCCGCACACCGTCAAGGTCGCGAAGCTCAGCCGTGCGCAGGTCCGCGAGATCGCCGAGCTCAAGCAGGTCGACCTCAACGCGAACGACATCGAGGCTGCAGAGAAGATCATCGCCGGCACCGCCCGGTCGATGGGGATCACGGTGGAGGCGTAA
- a CDS encoding type II toxin-antitoxin system VapC family toxin, whose translation MIVLDASVMIAVLDSADAHSGAARELLRSHAADRLVAHRINVAEVLVQPVRAQRAAQASATLAHLGIEYDDEPDHPLVLAELRANTGLPMPDCCVLHLAIRERAAIASFDERLVRAARGLGLQIAGN comes from the coding sequence GTGATCGTCCTCGACGCGAGCGTCATGATCGCCGTGCTCGACTCCGCCGATGCGCATTCAGGCGCCGCACGGGAACTGCTTCGATCCCATGCCGCTGACCGCCTGGTGGCCCACCGCATCAACGTCGCAGAGGTTCTTGTGCAGCCGGTGCGCGCCCAGCGCGCGGCGCAGGCTTCGGCGACCCTCGCGCACCTCGGGATCGAGTACGACGACGAACCGGATCACCCTCTCGTGTTGGCAGAACTGCGTGCGAACACCGGGCTTCCGATGCCGGACTGCTGTGTCCTGCACCTCGCGATTCGCGAGCGTGCCGCGATCGCGAGCTTCGACGAGAGGCTCGTGCGCGCGGCGCGAGGGCTCGGACTCCAGATCGCGGGGAACTGA
- a CDS encoding response regulator transcription factor, whose protein sequence is MSTPATAPLLTRPDGSPVRALVVDDEPALVELIQLALRYEGWQVETATDGASALAKARSFAPDVVVLDIMMPGLDGLEVLGRLRASGNDVAVLFLTAKDAVADRIVGLTAGGDDYVTKPFSLEEVVARLRALLRRSGHAVSGYTDPVLRVGDLTLDEESYEVTRAGRAIELTAKEFELLRYLMRNPRRVVSKLQILDRVWSYDFEGRSSIVELYISYLRKKIEADGPPLIHTVRGVGYLIKPAA, encoded by the coding sequence GTGAGCACCCCCGCAACCGCACCGCTTCTCACGCGCCCCGACGGCTCGCCCGTGCGTGCGCTCGTCGTCGACGACGAGCCCGCGCTCGTCGAGCTCATCCAGCTCGCGCTGCGCTACGAGGGATGGCAGGTGGAGACGGCCACCGACGGGGCCTCCGCCCTCGCCAAGGCGCGCAGCTTCGCCCCCGACGTGGTCGTGCTCGACATCATGATGCCCGGCCTCGACGGTCTCGAGGTGCTGGGGCGGCTGCGCGCGAGCGGCAACGATGTGGCGGTGCTCTTCCTCACCGCGAAGGATGCCGTCGCCGATCGCATCGTGGGTCTCACCGCGGGCGGCGACGACTATGTCACGAAACCGTTCAGCCTCGAGGAGGTCGTCGCACGGCTGCGCGCCCTGCTGCGTCGCAGCGGGCACGCCGTCTCCGGCTACACCGACCCCGTGCTGCGGGTGGGGGATCTGACCCTCGACGAGGAGAGCTATGAGGTGACCCGCGCGGGCCGTGCGATCGAGCTCACCGCGAAGGAGTTCGAGCTGCTGCGCTATCTCATGCGGAACCCGCGCCGCGTGGTCAGCAAGCTGCAGATCCTCGACCGCGTCTGGAGCTACGACTTCGAGGGCCGCTCGAGCATCGTGGAGCTCTACATCTCCTACCTGCGCAAGAAGATCGAGGCCGACGGCCCGCCGCTCATCCACACCGTGCGCGGGGTGGGCTATCTCATCAAGCCGGCCGCATGA
- the rplJ gene encoding 50S ribosomal protein L10 codes for MANKETTVAELTENFRSSNAIVLTEYRGLTVAQLKQLRGNIRENASYAVVKNTLTKIAAKEAGVEGLDDLLEGPSAIAFVHGDTVTVAKALRDFAKANPLLVVKGGYFDGAPLTAAEVGKLADLESREVLLAKLAGAFKASLFGAAYLFNAPLSKAVRTVDALREKQESAS; via the coding sequence ATGGCGAACAAGGAAACCACGGTCGCCGAGCTGACGGAGAACTTCCGCAGTTCGAACGCGATCGTGCTCACCGAGTACCGCGGTCTCACCGTTGCCCAGCTCAAGCAGCTGCGCGGCAACATCCGTGAGAACGCGAGCTACGCCGTGGTGAAGAACACGCTGACCAAGATCGCCGCGAAGGAAGCCGGTGTGGAGGGTCTCGACGACCTCCTCGAGGGCCCTTCGGCGATCGCGTTCGTGCACGGTGACACCGTCACCGTCGCGAAGGCTCTGCGTGACTTCGCCAAGGCAAATCCTCTGCTCGTGGTCAAGGGCGGGTACTTCGACGGTGCCCCTCTGACCGCCGCCGAGGTGGGCAAGCTCGCCGATCTCGAGAGCCGTGAGGTGCTGCTGGCCAAGCTGGCCGGTGCCTTCAAGGCCTCGCTGTTCGGAGCTGCCTACCTGTTCAACGCGCCGCTGTCGAAGGCCGTCCGTACGGTCGACGCACTGCGCGAGAAGCAGGAATCCGCGAGCTGA
- a CDS encoding ABC transporter substrate-binding protein — MRSRVNRRLIAGVAAVGIAALALAGCTGDIADDGETGDCGPYEQYGTFDGASVTISGTILDLEADRLVESWKDFAACTGIDISYQGTSEFEAQIAVLADGGNAPDIGIVPQPGLLQRLQAGGWLIPASDAVVANIDQWWDPAWKAYGSVDGTVYAAPLMASIKGYIWYSPSEFADKGYEIPKTLDELTELSEKIAAEGDHQPWCVGLESGEATGWPGTDWVEDYVLRLSGPEVYDQWVTHEIPFNDPAIVEAFDAVGDYLKNPDMVNGGFGDVSTQISEAFQTAGLPILDGECSLHHQASFYETFWNPDGGTSNTVGSDGTVYAFLLPPENEGDPQAVTGGGEFPVAFRDAPEVEAVRAYLSSDTWANIRVGLGGVISANKGVDPDNASSELLKQSIEILQGDTTFRFDGSDLMPGAVGADSFWKGIVAWVGGQSTQDTVDAIEASWPSS; from the coding sequence ATGCGTTCACGAGTGAATCGCCGGTTGATCGCCGGCGTGGCTGCGGTGGGGATCGCGGCCCTCGCCCTCGCCGGATGTACCGGCGACATCGCAGACGACGGCGAGACCGGCGACTGCGGACCCTACGAGCAGTACGGCACCTTCGACGGCGCGAGCGTCACGATCTCGGGCACGATCCTCGACCTGGAGGCGGACCGCCTGGTGGAGTCCTGGAAGGACTTCGCCGCCTGCACGGGGATCGACATCAGCTACCAGGGCACGAGCGAGTTCGAGGCGCAGATCGCCGTGCTCGCCGACGGCGGCAACGCCCCCGACATCGGCATCGTGCCGCAGCCGGGTCTGCTGCAGCGGCTCCAGGCGGGCGGCTGGCTGATCCCGGCATCCGACGCCGTGGTGGCCAACATCGACCAGTGGTGGGACCCGGCCTGGAAGGCCTACGGCAGCGTCGACGGCACCGTGTACGCGGCGCCGCTCATGGCGTCCATCAAGGGCTACATCTGGTACTCGCCGAGCGAGTTCGCCGACAAGGGCTACGAGATCCCGAAGACGCTCGACGAGCTGACGGAGCTCTCGGAGAAGATCGCGGCGGAGGGCGACCACCAGCCGTGGTGCGTGGGTCTCGAATCCGGTGAGGCGACCGGCTGGCCCGGAACCGACTGGGTGGAGGACTACGTGCTGCGCCTGTCGGGACCGGAGGTCTACGACCAGTGGGTGACCCACGAGATCCCGTTCAACGATCCCGCGATCGTCGAGGCCTTCGACGCCGTCGGCGACTACCTGAAGAACCCCGACATGGTCAACGGCGGATTCGGCGACGTCTCCACCCAGATCAGCGAGGCGTTCCAGACGGCGGGTCTGCCGATCCTCGACGGCGAATGCTCGCTGCACCACCAGGCCTCGTTCTACGAGACGTTCTGGAACCCGGACGGCGGCACCTCGAACACGGTCGGATCGGATGGAACGGTGTACGCCTTCCTGCTGCCGCCGGAGAACGAGGGCGACCCGCAGGCGGTGACCGGTGGCGGCGAGTTCCCGGTGGCGTTCCGTGACGCACCCGAGGTGGAGGCGGTGCGCGCCTACCTCTCGAGCGACACCTGGGCCAACATCCGGGTCGGGCTCGGCGGCGTCATCAGCGCCAACAAGGGCGTCGACCCCGACAACGCCTCGAGCGAGCTGCTCAAGCAGTCCATCGAGATCCTGCAGGGCGACACCACCTTCCGCTTCGACGGGTCGGATCTGATGCCCGGCGCGGTCGGCGCGGACTCGTTCTGGAAGGGCATCGTCGCCTGGGTCGGCGGTCAGTCCACGCAGGACACCGTCGACGCCATCGAGGCGAGCTGGCCGAGCAGCTAG
- a CDS encoding NADP-dependent oxidoreductase, with product MTTMRAVTFAEPGGPEVLETTTAAVPTRVNAELLIRVIAAGVNPIDAKTRAGKGAWPGVTATPVVLGNDFSGVVVEAPYESFPLQPGTEVYGMGMVPRMSGAYAEYLTVSALSVARKPPSLSHVEAAAVPLAGLTAWGMVVETAKAHEGQRMLIHAGAGGVGHFAVQFAAYFGAHVIATGSARNAAFLRELGASEVLDYTERAFDEAVDAVDTVIDLVGNVGGDTGSRSLRVLRPGGLYVNGPTGSFPTMAAEADALGVRATGYRVAPDAATLAIITRLIESGDVRVYVDRVLPLEEAAEAHTLIESGHTRGKIVLTVAEG from the coding sequence ATGACCACGATGCGGGCCGTGACCTTCGCGGAGCCGGGCGGACCGGAAGTCCTCGAGACCACGACGGCAGCCGTTCCCACCCGGGTGAATGCGGAGCTGCTCATCCGGGTGATCGCCGCGGGCGTCAACCCGATCGACGCGAAGACCCGCGCCGGGAAGGGCGCCTGGCCGGGCGTCACGGCGACGCCCGTGGTGCTCGGCAACGACTTCTCGGGGGTCGTCGTCGAGGCGCCCTACGAGTCGTTCCCCCTGCAGCCGGGCACCGAGGTGTACGGCATGGGCATGGTGCCGCGGATGAGCGGCGCCTACGCGGAATACCTCACGGTGAGCGCGCTGAGCGTGGCGCGCAAGCCGCCGTCGCTCTCGCACGTGGAGGCGGCCGCGGTGCCGCTCGCCGGGCTCACGGCGTGGGGCATGGTCGTCGAGACCGCGAAGGCGCACGAGGGGCAGCGGATGCTGATCCACGCGGGCGCCGGCGGGGTGGGGCATTTCGCGGTGCAGTTCGCGGCCTACTTCGGGGCGCACGTGATCGCCACCGGGTCCGCCCGCAACGCGGCGTTCCTGCGGGAGCTCGGCGCATCGGAGGTGCTCGACTACACGGAGCGCGCCTTCGACGAGGCCGTGGACGCGGTCGACACGGTCATCGACCTGGTGGGCAATGTGGGTGGCGACACCGGCTCGCGCTCGCTGCGCGTGCTGCGCCCCGGCGGACTGTACGTGAACGGCCCCACGGGTTCGTTCCCGACGATGGCGGCCGAGGCGGACGCGCTCGGGGTGCGGGCGACCGGCTACCGGGTGGCGCCGGATGCAGCGACCCTCGCCATCATCACGCGCCTCATCGAGTCGGGCGATGTGCGGGTGTACGTGGACCGGGTGCTGCCCCTGGAGGAGGCAGCCGAGGCCCACACCCTCATCGAGTCGGGCCACACCCGCGGCAAGATCGTCCTCACCGTCGCCGAAGGCTGA
- a CDS encoding GNAT family N-acetyltransferase: MRVRAADGTDAAPLAALAALTFPLACPPHVTAESIAAFLAANLSEARFADYLADAARDVLLAEVDGQLVGYAMLVAGEPADADVAAAVRIRPTVELSKCYVHPDHHGAGAASALMGAVLDAARERGVAGVWLGVNQLNERAQRFYGKHGFARVGTKRFLVGDRYEDDFVFERPL; the protein is encoded by the coding sequence GTGCGGGTGCGAGCGGCGGACGGGACGGATGCCGCCCCGCTCGCCGCCCTCGCGGCCCTCACCTTTCCGCTCGCCTGCCCGCCGCACGTGACCGCGGAGTCGATAGCCGCATTCCTCGCCGCGAACCTCAGCGAGGCGAGGTTCGCGGACTATCTCGCCGATGCCGCGAGGGATGTGCTGCTCGCCGAGGTCGACGGACAGCTCGTCGGCTACGCGATGCTCGTCGCGGGGGAGCCGGCGGATGCCGACGTCGCCGCCGCGGTCCGCATCCGCCCCACGGTCGAGCTGAGCAAGTGCTACGTGCATCCCGACCACCACGGCGCGGGGGCCGCGAGCGCGCTGATGGGTGCGGTCCTCGACGCGGCGCGCGAGCGCGGGGTCGCGGGCGTCTGGCTGGGGGTCAACCAGCTGAACGAGCGCGCCCAGCGCTTCTACGGCAAGCATGGGTTCGCGCGCGTCGGCACCAAGCGTTTCCTCGTGGGCGACCGCTACGAGGACGACTTCGTGTTCGAGCGCCCGCTCTGA